The sequence TCATCAGTAAATATAGGTAGAAATACCTTCTTATCCGTACTTGTCAAAAATGCCGGGTTAAATACAGTTCCCTCTTTCAATCTTACATTACCGTTTTCAAGTTTTTCAAACGGATCTTCCACATTACATACTGACGGAAGCAAAAACTTTCTGCCTGACAGCATTTTTAATACAGCAATCAAATTCTGTTGATTTCTTTCTTGTTTAAATGCTTTCACCTTTGATTTAAAAACTTCATTTTCAAAAGCTATGTCGTCTTTAGGTTCTTGTTGCGGTTGCTCTTCCGCTTTTTCTTCTTTGTTGCCGCTCATGATTTCATCATAAGCCTTGGATATTTCGTCCTTTAGTTCATTATCCTCTTGAGTTGAAACTTTTTTCGTTTCTTCTTTTTTGTTCTTTTTAAATATTGCCATTTTTCAATCCTCACTATTTATCATATTACTTCTATTATACATATTAACAAATAGTTTGTCAATGACAAAAAAGTTTTACGCCTCCGGCATTACTATTGCGGCAATAATATAGGCAAGCACACCTGTACCGAATGCAAGACACGATAACAATACCACACCCAATCTTACCAAAGTGGAATCAATATTGAAATATTCGGCAATACCGCCGCACACGCCACATATTTTTCTGTCAGTTGAACTTCTAAACAGTTTCTTCATTATAATCACCCTCCATATTATCTATTCCGAATTCTTTAAAGAAATCATTTATATCATTATAATCATCATACATATTATTCGGCTCTATTCTTGTTTCGACGTTAATTCCAATTCCGCGAAGTGCTTTTTCAACATCAGCGCCCATCACAACACCGCTTGCACACAAAGCAATTCCGAGTGCAACCGACACAGCACAGATAATAAGTACAACTTTTGTTATAGTCTTTCTCATTTTGTCCTCCTTATCCATCACGCTTTTTTATTAAAAAGTCTTGAGCCTAAAGCAACGATTTTTCTGATTATCCACGGAAACAGTTTTATGCATACAACCACAGTCGCCCAAGCTATAAACAATCCCAAGCCGAAGAATATACATCCAACACCTATTTGCATAACCATATTTGCAAATCCCGCGTGAGCAAAAAAGCTTTTAAGTATCATTCCCGCACCGCCGAGCCACATTGAAACACCGCTGAAAAATGCAAACGGAAAAATACACAATATACCGAATATTATCGCTACCGCAAAAAATCCGACTGCTATTGCCAACGGTATAAGTATCGGCGACAATAATATAAGAATAATTATCAATGCCCATATTCCGACACCGTTTTTCTTTGGCGGTTTAATGTTTGCGTTGCTGTTTGCTACGTGCGTTCTGTAATAATTTTGTGCCGCATATTTAGGACTTCCGAATCTTTCAATCACTTTTTCGTCCGCCTCACTGCCGTTGAAATATGATTCAAAATATTTTTCGGCTTTTATTACTTCTTCATACGGCATAAATCCAAGTTCTTTTTTGATTTCGTCTAAAAATTCTTCCTTAGTCATTAAGCCTCATCCCTTTCATTAAATCCAATTTTGACGTTACCCATTCCGCATTTTACATTAATATTATGCAACGCGCCGATATTGTTATCCAACTTACTTCCTGCACCATGAATTTTCGTGCCGCCAATATCAACGCATCCCATACCTGCCGTTGCCGACATATTAAAGTTGTCTGCACTGTTTGTAAGTGTTAGTGTTACATTACCCATTCCGCAGTCAACATTCACGTCACCGTTCATACTGCAACTGCCGACTATGTCACCCATTCCGCACTTCATATTCAAATGCTGAGAATACATATTTTTAATTTCACATTTTCCCATACCGACTTCAACTTTTGTATTATCGGCTGACAATCCCGACACAAGAATATTTCCGGCGGTTAATTTCATAACAGCTTTCTTTGCGTGAAATCCCTTTGGTATTATTATAGAAACAACCCCGTTTCCATTATTTCCGATAGTCTTTGAACCCTCAACTGTCCAAGTATTGTTTGCAATATAACTTTTAACCTTTACTTCACCGGCTGACATTGTATCAACAGCAAAGCTGTCTCCTGTTCTGAATTCAAAATTTCCTGCTTTCAAGTCAAGATATATGTTTTCAATATCGGAGCAAGTTTGAACTGTTGCATTTGAAACAGCAATTCGTTGATTTGTCTTGTTGCCGAGAAATTTTATAAGC comes from Hominilimicola fabiformis and encodes:
- a CDS encoding PspC domain-containing protein, with the translated sequence MKKLFRSSTDRKICGVCGGIAEYFNIDSTLVRLGVVLLSCLAFGTGVLAYIIAAIVMPEA
- a CDS encoding HAAS signaling domain-containing protein gives rise to the protein MMNKTEFLAALRRELGFLPKDELDDAIRYYDEYINDAGDDEEKVIAEMGTPHKVAEEFKNEYYDRKNVNDESTKHNNQISWKTVLVCILAVGFGVPVLNMIRNALPGITGIVILVVVIVLLIKFLGNKTNQRIAVSNATVQTCSDIENIYLDLKAGNFEFRTGDSFAVDTMSAGEVKVKSYIANNTWTVEGSKTIGNNGNGVVSIIIPKGFHAKKAVMKLTAGNILVSGLSADNTKVEVGMGKCEIKNMYSQHLNMKCGMGDIVGSCSMNGDVNVDCGMGNVTLTLTNSADNFNMSATAGMGCVDIGGTKIHGAGSKLDNNIGALHNINVKCGMGNVKIGFNERDEA
- a CDS encoding SseB family protein, producing MAIFKKNKKEETKKVSTQEDNELKDEISKAYDEIMSGNKEEKAEEQPQQEPKDDIAFENEVFKSKVKAFKQERNQQNLIAVLKMLSGRKFLLPSVCNVEDPFEKLENGNVRLKEGTVFNPAFLTSTDKKVFLPIFTDEESMVQKSPSGVLLKLNFEQCVTVVYDEKNPVEAVVINPFTENMIIGIDLLKMVFKEKKKEEKQD
- a CDS encoding DUF1700 domain-containing protein — protein: MTKEEFLDEIKKELGFMPYEEVIKAEKYFESYFNGSEADEKVIERFGSPKYAAQNYYRTHVANSNANIKPPKKNGVGIWALIIILILLSPILIPLAIAVGFFAVAIIFGILCIFPFAFFSGVSMWLGGAGMILKSFFAHAGFANMVMQIGVGCIFFGLGLFIAWATVVVCIKLFPWIIRKIVALGSRLFNKKA